Proteins encoded within one genomic window of Nordella sp. HKS 07:
- a CDS encoding glycosyltransferase family 2 protein, translating to MVELPRLTIVIPHLNEPEDLGRCLQSLDVQRRDLIPFEVVVVDNGSSQSPCTVCSSFQNIRLEHESTPGPGPARSRGAILARAGIVAFIDADCIADTGWVRGIVEYFDRNMDVDIIAGDIAILRNGGCGVSAVEVYESVFSYRVHLFVERDHYAATGNMAVRTEVFRKVGPFGGITIAEDRDWGRRATAMGFRLSYVPEIRIFTPPCKTFDELTRRWDRAIAHDFQDFHLKGGGTLRWALRSAFVAVSPVISIQEIIQSNVISGLQERFLAFSCLVRIRLYRARRMLALPFRRNPQALATSWNRQQLGDDLK from the coding sequence ATGGTGGAATTGCCCCGCCTTACCATCGTAATTCCGCATTTGAATGAGCCGGAAGATCTGGGCCGCTGTCTTCAGTCGCTCGATGTACAGAGGCGCGATCTCATACCGTTTGAGGTTGTCGTTGTTGACAATGGCTCGAGTCAATCTCCTTGCACGGTTTGTTCGAGCTTTCAGAATATTCGCCTGGAACACGAAAGCACTCCGGGACCTGGTCCTGCGAGAAGTAGAGGAGCAATTCTCGCTCGCGCAGGCATCGTTGCGTTTATAGATGCGGACTGCATCGCCGATACCGGTTGGGTTCGCGGAATTGTGGAGTATTTTGATCGAAATATGGATGTCGATATTATTGCCGGCGACATTGCCATATTGCGCAATGGTGGGTGCGGAGTGTCGGCAGTCGAAGTTTATGAGAGTGTCTTTAGCTACCGCGTGCATCTATTTGTTGAGCGCGATCACTATGCCGCTACTGGCAACATGGCGGTTAGAACCGAAGTATTTCGAAAAGTCGGCCCCTTTGGCGGTATCACAATTGCGGAAGATAGAGATTGGGGGCGTAGAGCGACTGCCATGGGGTTTCGGCTTTCATATGTTCCTGAGATCCGAATATTTACACCGCCCTGTAAAACCTTCGATGAGCTTACGAGAAGGTGGGACAGAGCAATTGCTCACGATTTTCAGGACTTTCACCTCAAGGGCGGCGGAACTCTTCGATGGGCTTTGCGCAGCGCGTTTGTTGCTGTTTCCCCGGTGATTTCAATCCAAGAGATTATTCAATCCAACGTGATTTCAGGACTTCAAGAACGGTTCCTAGCTTTTTCATGCTTAGTTCGTATCAGGCTCTATCGAGCCAGGAGGATGCTCGCACTGCCATTTCGGCGGAATCCTCAGGCATTGGCCACAAGCTGGAACCGTCAACAGCTCGGAGACGACCTCAAATGA